One segment of Curtobacterium poinsettiae DNA contains the following:
- a CDS encoding SDR family oxidoreductase, translating into MTTEPLQNRPVALVTGATRGIGRAIAADLGRTHHVLVGGRSADAVDSIVQELPSAAPFVGDLGAGEVPALPERLDVLVHSAGVEQGTTVAETPRAVWEQVFATNVFAVAELTRAALPALRVARGIVVPINSGSGFHSGPGGGVYAASKFALRAFADALREEERANGVRVSSVHPGRTDSDMQRQLVAKLGESYDTDYYLAPEDVAAAVRTVVDLPERGTVESLAIRPTRRR; encoded by the coding sequence GTGACGACAGAACCGCTCCAGAACCGTCCGGTCGCCCTGGTGACCGGAGCCACCCGCGGCATCGGCCGTGCGATCGCCGCCGACCTCGGCCGCACGCATCACGTGCTCGTCGGCGGCCGGTCCGCCGACGCAGTGGACTCCATCGTCCAGGAGCTGCCGAGTGCTGCGCCGTTCGTCGGTGACCTCGGCGCGGGCGAGGTCCCGGCGCTGCCCGAGCGGCTCGACGTGCTCGTGCACTCGGCCGGCGTCGAGCAGGGCACCACCGTCGCCGAGACCCCGCGTGCCGTGTGGGAGCAGGTCTTCGCGACGAACGTGTTCGCGGTCGCCGAGCTCACCCGGGCGGCGCTGCCGGCACTGCGGGTGGCGCGAGGCATCGTCGTACCGATCAACAGCGGGTCCGGGTTCCACTCCGGCCCCGGCGGTGGCGTGTACGCGGCGTCGAAGTTCGCGCTGCGGGCCTTCGCCGACGCCCTGCGTGAGGAGGAACGGGCGAACGGCGTCCGGGTGTCGAGCGTGCACCCGGGCCGCACCGACTCGGACATGCAGCGGCAGCTCGTGGCGAAGCTCGGGGAGTCCTACGACACCGACTACTACCTGGCGCCGGAGGACGTCGCCGCCGCGGTCCGCACCGTCGTCGACCTGCCCGAGCGCGGCACGGTCGAGTCGCTCGCGATCCGACCGACCCGACGGCGCTGA
- a CDS encoding ABC-F family ATP-binding cassette domain-containing protein, which produces MPTSPSVVLHDVSFAWPDGTVALDHLTAAFGHGRTGLVGRNGAGKSTLVRLATGRLHPTSGSIATSGPVDHLPQRLATGADDTVADLLGVRPTLTALRAVLAGDATAAQLEAVGDDWDLEERAAAVLDRVGIDGDDLDRPVSTLSGGQSVLVAVAGVRLRARPIVFLDEPTNNLDRRARGLLLDLVDDWRGTLVLVSHDRELLEHVDETVELRAGAVTVFGGTFSAFEEHLAVQQAAVEREVRVAEQRHRTEKRQRIEAETKIARRAKAGAKAGRSMPKILANEQRKKAQETAGRLRVGYADDEAAALAAKREAELRLRDDESIHVTLPDPDVPASRRIATVTVRGRDVIVQGPERIAVTGDNGVGKSTLLEQLVGDPAAREHPLPETTAVAHVDRIAYLPQRKDSLDDTATVLDNVRRDAPHVPVAEVRNRLAKFLVRGDTVDRPAGDLSGGERFRVALAALVLADPPPQLLVLDEPTNDLDLTSVDQLVDALRAYRGALVVVSHDATFLERLELDARIELT; this is translated from the coding sequence ATGCCCACCAGTCCGTCCGTCGTCCTGCACGACGTCAGCTTCGCCTGGCCCGACGGCACCGTCGCGCTCGACCACCTCACCGCCGCCTTCGGACATGGCCGGACCGGCCTGGTCGGGAGGAACGGGGCCGGCAAGTCCACGCTGGTCCGGCTCGCGACCGGCCGGCTCCACCCCACGTCGGGCAGCATCGCGACGTCGGGTCCCGTCGACCACCTGCCGCAGCGCCTGGCGACGGGTGCCGACGACACCGTCGCCGACCTGCTCGGCGTCCGGCCCACACTCACCGCGCTCCGGGCCGTCCTGGCCGGCGACGCCACGGCCGCACAGCTGGAGGCAGTCGGCGACGACTGGGACCTCGAGGAACGGGCCGCCGCCGTGCTCGACCGGGTCGGGATCGACGGCGACGACCTCGACCGGCCGGTGTCGACGCTGTCCGGCGGGCAGTCGGTGCTCGTCGCCGTCGCCGGGGTGCGGTTGCGCGCCCGGCCGATCGTGTTCCTGGACGAGCCGACGAACAATCTGGACCGCCGGGCCCGCGGGCTGCTCCTCGACCTGGTCGACGACTGGCGCGGCACGCTCGTGCTCGTCAGCCACGACCGGGAGCTCCTCGAGCACGTCGACGAGACCGTGGAGCTCCGCGCCGGGGCGGTGACGGTCTTCGGCGGGACGTTCAGCGCGTTCGAGGAGCACCTGGCCGTGCAGCAGGCGGCCGTCGAACGCGAGGTCCGCGTCGCCGAGCAGCGGCACCGCACCGAGAAGCGGCAGCGCATCGAGGCGGAGACGAAGATCGCGCGTCGTGCGAAGGCCGGTGCGAAGGCGGGCCGCTCGATGCCGAAGATCCTGGCGAACGAGCAGCGGAAGAAAGCACAGGAGACCGCCGGCCGACTGCGCGTCGGGTACGCGGACGACGAAGCCGCCGCGCTCGCCGCCAAGCGCGAGGCCGAGCTCCGCCTGCGGGACGACGAGTCGATCCACGTCACCCTGCCCGACCCGGACGTGCCGGCGTCACGGCGGATCGCGACCGTCACGGTGCGTGGACGGGACGTGATCGTGCAGGGGCCGGAACGGATCGCCGTCACCGGGGACAACGGCGTCGGCAAGTCCACCCTGCTCGAACAGCTGGTCGGCGACCCCGCGGCCCGGGAGCACCCGCTGCCCGAGACCACGGCCGTCGCCCACGTCGACCGGATCGCGTACCTGCCGCAACGGAAGGACAGCCTGGACGACACCGCCACGGTGCTCGACAACGTGCGCCGGGACGCCCCGCACGTCCCCGTCGCCGAAGTCCGCAACCGGCTGGCGAAGTTCCTGGTGCGCGGGGACACCGTCGACCGCCCGGCCGGGGACCTGTCCGGCGGGGAGCGGTTCCGGGTGGCGCTGGCGGCCCTGGTGCTCGCCGACCCGCCGCCGCAGCTGCTCGTGCTCGACGAACCGACGAACGACCTCGACCTGACGAGCGTCGACCAGCTCGTCGACGCGCTGCGGGCCTACCGAGGAGCACTCGTCGTGGTGAGCCACGACGCGACGTTCCTGGAGCGGCTGGAGCTCGACGCGCGCATCGAGCTGACGTAA
- a CDS encoding DUF3151 domain-containing protein gives MPENLLPTPSSNPETLLPAEPEVTAAIEADAPVASVVVSYPSSSLAWALLADEAWARGATLESYAYARVGYHRGLDALRKAGWRGVGPVPWSHEPNRGVLRALFALRRAAEAIDEPGEPERLTDFLNASDPEALRALSAGA, from the coding sequence ATGCCGGAGAACCTGTTGCCGACCCCGTCGTCGAACCCCGAGACCCTGCTGCCCGCCGAGCCGGAGGTGACCGCCGCGATCGAGGCGGACGCCCCCGTCGCCAGCGTGGTGGTGTCCTACCCGTCGTCGAGCCTGGCGTGGGCGCTGCTCGCCGACGAGGCGTGGGCGCGCGGCGCGACCCTCGAGTCCTACGCGTACGCCCGTGTCGGGTACCACCGTGGGCTCGATGCCCTGCGCAAGGCCGGCTGGCGCGGTGTCGGTCCGGTGCCGTGGTCGCACGAACCGAACCGAGGCGTGCTGCGGGCGCTGTTCGCCCTGCGCCGTGCCGCCGAGGCGATCGACGAGCCCGGCGAGCCGGAGCGCCTGACCGACTTCCTGAACGCGAGCGACCCCGAAGCCCTGCGGGCCCTGTCCGCCGGCGCGTAG
- a CDS encoding glycoside hydrolase family 2 TIM barrel-domain containing protein — MTHSALSSTAPGSDSRLAPRAWLHTDAPSLSLNGDWRFRWSPVASVSEDFATEGGEDDDPAWGELPVPSHWVLHGHGAPSYTNLQYPFPIDPPHPPEENPTGDHRRTFELPSSFDGAARVLLRFDGVESHFRVWLNGTLVGWSTGSRLATEFDVTELVRPGANELAVRVHQWSAASYLEDQDQWWLPGIFRDVTLLARPTAPIDDVFVRAGWRATLGTAASAGTAASGRPETGTGTITFPTLDAVFPVRFTVPDLGVDVTWAAADDVAPIEVEGVEPWSAELPKLYDATLSTGSAAAGSGAAGGTAGGETVSLRLGFRTVSIVGDRFLVNGERVVFHGVNRHETHPVRGRVFDEAHARADMALMKRNNVNAIRTSHYPPHPRVLDLADELGFWVILECDLETHGFLFTDWVGNPSDDPAWAEAYLDRIARTVERDKNHASIVMWSLGNESGTGRNLAAMSQWVHDRDAERPVHYEGDYTGEYTDVYSRMYPTLQETESIGGGTPTPLLGCGPAEAARQRSKPFIHCEYVHAMGNGPGQIAEYEALVDRYPRLHGGFVWEWRDHGLLAKSPTGEDYYAYGGDFGEVVHDGNFVMDGLVLPDDTPTPGLAEFAAVVAPIRLAVSDTTVLVENRYHSASTAGLRLCWTLSRNGVVEASGRLAAGIVAARESATVPVPSEVLDAVTSELAPGDELWFDLTVELAGPTAWADTGHVVARTQRLVAARAADAPRASRQGWDGDHLGEGTFNARGDLVSWKDHVVAGPRLELWRAPTDNDSLASQGGYETADPVLTHGVGDPSAPPSATRWRDRGLDRLTHRLVSVSRTDSGLEQRVRVAAANSGWGLEVTHRWTLTSDGLVLQTDAVPFGAWDVTWPRIGVRFDLPASLADADATWFGTGPLESYADSSHAARVGRFTAPVRSLGVAYSRPQETGHRPDLRELSVGPFTVTTVGSHRAGFTLSPWTAQQIDRAEHPYELPTSDHLYLYLDAAQHGLGSRACGLDVLPEHQLWPQAFSWSVLLG; from the coding sequence TTGACCCACTCCGCACTCTCGTCCACCGCACCCGGCTCCGACTCGCGGCTGGCACCCCGTGCCTGGCTGCACACCGACGCCCCGTCCCTGTCGCTGAACGGGGACTGGCGGTTCCGGTGGTCGCCCGTCGCCTCGGTCTCCGAGGACTTCGCGACCGAGGGTGGGGAGGACGACGACCCGGCCTGGGGCGAGCTCCCGGTGCCGTCGCACTGGGTGCTGCACGGCCACGGGGCGCCGAGCTACACGAACCTGCAGTACCCGTTCCCGATCGACCCGCCGCACCCGCCGGAGGAGAACCCGACCGGAGACCACCGCCGCACGTTCGAGCTGCCGTCGTCGTTCGACGGTGCCGCCCGGGTGCTGCTGCGGTTCGACGGGGTCGAGTCGCACTTCCGGGTGTGGCTGAACGGGACACTCGTGGGATGGTCGACGGGCTCGCGCCTGGCGACCGAGTTCGACGTCACCGAACTGGTGCGCCCGGGGGCGAACGAGCTCGCGGTGCGGGTGCACCAGTGGTCGGCGGCGTCCTACCTGGAGGACCAGGACCAGTGGTGGCTGCCCGGCATCTTCCGTGACGTCACCCTGCTCGCCCGGCCCACGGCGCCGATCGACGACGTGTTCGTGCGCGCTGGATGGCGGGCGACGCTCGGCACGGCTGCCTCGGCGGGCACCGCGGCGTCGGGACGGCCGGAGACGGGGACCGGCACGATCACGTTCCCGACGCTCGACGCGGTCTTCCCGGTGCGGTTCACGGTGCCCGACCTGGGCGTCGACGTGACCTGGGCCGCGGCGGACGACGTCGCGCCGATCGAGGTCGAGGGCGTCGAACCGTGGAGCGCCGAACTGCCGAAGCTGTACGACGCGACGCTGTCGACCGGTTCCGCGGCGGCCGGCTCGGGCGCCGCGGGCGGTACCGCCGGTGGCGAGACCGTCTCGCTCCGGCTCGGGTTCCGCACCGTGTCGATCGTCGGCGACCGGTTCCTGGTGAACGGTGAGCGCGTGGTGTTCCACGGCGTGAACCGGCACGAGACCCACCCCGTGCGCGGCCGGGTGTTCGACGAGGCGCACGCCCGCGCCGACATGGCGCTGATGAAGCGGAACAACGTCAACGCGATCCGCACCTCGCACTACCCGCCGCACCCCCGCGTGCTCGACCTGGCCGACGAGCTCGGGTTCTGGGTGATCCTGGAGTGCGACCTGGAGACCCACGGGTTCCTGTTCACCGACTGGGTGGGCAACCCCTCGGACGACCCGGCGTGGGCCGAGGCCTACCTCGACCGCATCGCCCGCACCGTCGAGCGCGACAAGAACCACGCGTCGATCGTGATGTGGTCGCTCGGCAACGAGTCCGGCACCGGCCGGAACCTCGCGGCGATGTCGCAGTGGGTGCACGACCGCGACGCCGAGCGCCCCGTGCACTACGAGGGCGACTACACGGGCGAGTACACGGACGTCTACTCGCGGATGTACCCGACGCTGCAGGAGACCGAGTCGATCGGCGGCGGCACCCCGACGCCCCTGCTCGGCTGCGGCCCGGCCGAGGCCGCTCGGCAGCGGTCGAAGCCCTTCATCCACTGCGAGTACGTGCACGCGATGGGCAACGGCCCCGGGCAGATCGCCGAGTACGAGGCCCTGGTCGACCGGTACCCACGGCTGCACGGCGGGTTCGTGTGGGAGTGGCGGGACCACGGCCTGCTCGCGAAGTCGCCCACGGGCGAGGACTACTACGCGTACGGCGGCGACTTCGGCGAGGTCGTGCACGACGGCAACTTCGTGATGGACGGCCTGGTGCTGCCCGACGACACCCCGACGCCGGGGCTCGCCGAGTTCGCCGCCGTCGTGGCCCCGATCCGCCTGGCGGTCTCGGACACGACGGTGCTGGTCGAGAACCGGTACCACTCGGCTTCGACCGCCGGGCTCCGGCTGTGCTGGACCCTGTCGCGGAACGGCGTCGTCGAGGCCTCGGGGCGCCTGGCCGCGGGCATCGTCGCCGCTCGGGAGTCGGCGACGGTCCCGGTGCCCTCGGAGGTGCTCGACGCGGTCACGTCCGAACTCGCACCAGGCGACGAGCTCTGGTTCGACCTGACCGTGGAACTGGCGGGGCCGACCGCGTGGGCGGACACCGGCCACGTCGTCGCACGCACCCAGCGGCTCGTCGCGGCGCGCGCGGCGGACGCACCACGGGCCTCCCGGCAGGGGTGGGACGGCGACCACCTGGGCGAGGGAACGTTCAACGCCCGCGGTGACCTGGTGTCCTGGAAGGACCACGTGGTCGCCGGGCCCCGCCTGGAGCTCTGGCGAGCGCCCACGGACAACGACAGCCTGGCGTCACAGGGCGGCTACGAGACCGCGGACCCGGTGCTCACGCACGGAGTCGGCGACCCGAGCGCTCCCCCGTCGGCGACGCGCTGGCGCGATCGCGGGCTGGACCGGCTGACGCACCGGCTGGTGTCGGTGTCACGCACCGACTCCGGTCTGGAGCAGCGTGTCCGCGTCGCGGCGGCGAACAGCGGGTGGGGGCTGGAGGTCACGCACCGCTGGACCCTGACGTCCGACGGGCTCGTGCTGCAGACCGACGCCGTGCCGTTCGGCGCCTGGGACGTCACCTGGCCGCGGATCGGGGTGCGGTTCGACCTGCCGGCATCGCTGGCCGATGCGGACGCCACCTGGTTCGGGACCGGACCGCTGGAGTCGTACGCCGATTCCTCGCACGCTGCCCGTGTCGGCCGGTTCACCGCGCCGGTGCGATCGCTCGGGGTGGCGTACTCGCGGCCGCAGGAGACCGGGCACCGGCCCGACCTGCGGGAGCTGTCCGTCGGGCCGTTCACCGTGACCACGGTGGGGTCGCACCGTGCGGGGTTCACGCTGTCGCCGTGGACCGCGCAGCAGATCGACCGTGCCGAGCACCCGTACGAGCTGCCGACGTCCGACCACCTGTACCTGTACCTCGACGCCGCGCAGCACGGGCTCGGCAGCCGGGCGTGCGGGCTCGACGTGTTGCCGGAGCACCAGCTCTGGCCGCAGGCGTTCAGTTGGAGCGTGCTGCTGGGCTAG
- a CDS encoding carbohydrate ABC transporter permease has translation MTSEAIEAPATAKTAVPVDTTSISAHQRRKLDRSPRSQIVVTGILVIVALYFIVPLYWVVIAATKTTGALFSTNGFWFGGEFALWSNLQQVFTYDGGIFVRWIANSILYSGVGAVLATYFAAAGGYALAKYDFRGRQFVFGTILGGVLVPGTATALPLFLLFSSMGLTDTYWSVLIPSLVSPFGLFLCRVYAAASVDTALLEQARIDGAGELRIFHTVVLRQMTPALVTVFLFQVVGIWNNFFLPLIMLADQKLYPITLGLNNWRSQVDRLPEFYQLTTGGVLVSVIPLVIAIIVLQRFWRGGLTEGSVKG, from the coding sequence ATGACCAGCGAAGCCATCGAAGCGCCGGCCACGGCGAAGACCGCGGTCCCGGTCGACACCACGTCGATCAGTGCGCACCAGCGCCGCAAGCTCGACCGGTCCCCCCGGTCGCAGATCGTCGTCACGGGGATCCTCGTCATCGTCGCGCTGTACTTCATCGTCCCGCTGTACTGGGTCGTCATCGCCGCGACGAAGACCACGGGTGCACTGTTCTCGACGAACGGGTTCTGGTTCGGCGGCGAGTTCGCGCTCTGGAGCAACCTGCAGCAGGTGTTCACCTACGACGGCGGCATCTTCGTCCGGTGGATCGCGAACAGCATCCTGTACTCCGGCGTCGGTGCCGTCCTGGCGACCTACTTCGCCGCGGCCGGCGGGTACGCGCTGGCGAAGTACGACTTCCGGGGGCGCCAGTTCGTGTTCGGCACGATCCTCGGCGGCGTGCTCGTGCCGGGGACCGCGACGGCGCTGCCGCTGTTCCTGCTGTTCTCGTCGATGGGCCTGACGGACACGTACTGGAGTGTGCTCATCCCGAGCCTCGTCTCGCCGTTCGGCCTGTTCCTGTGCCGGGTGTACGCCGCGGCGTCGGTGGACACGGCGCTCCTCGAGCAGGCACGCATCGACGGGGCCGGTGAACTGCGGATCTTCCACACCGTGGTGCTCCGGCAGATGACCCCGGCGCTCGTCACCGTGTTCCTGTTCCAGGTGGTCGGGATCTGGAACAACTTCTTCCTGCCGCTCATCATGCTGGCAGACCAGAAGCTGTACCCGATAACACTGGGTCTGAACAACTGGCGCTCGCAGGTCGACCGCCTGCCGGAGTTCTACCAACTCACCACCGGCGGGGTGCTCGTCTCGGTCATCCCGCTCGTCATCGCCATCATCGTCCTCCAGCGCTTCTGGCGTGGAGGCCTCACGGAAGGATCGGTCAAGGGTTGA
- a CDS encoding ABC transporter substrate-binding protein, which translates to MAPRPRPITRRHLLGFGLGTAAAGLLAGCAVPGSTNVNKAALVPAAASGETVRLTYWAWLKDLQKVCDVWNETHPDIQVTANWIPGGNSGGYQKMYSALAAGGGPDIGQVELRQIPEFMLANGLVDLARYGAKDFESKYDEAAWAQVSFVDGIYGIPQDTGPMGFYYQTAILEQAGGEPPTTWDEWRDLADKVRSTGKQNYLEVFPVADASPFAAYAQQAGARWFTVDGDEWVVDMTDDKTLMVADFFDGVIDDELVDTSAGAYSPGWYAAAASGKIAAVTSASWGDALIESVQGGEGKWKVAPMQKWGADGFGSSAIGGSTAAVLANAKHPKEALEFITWMTTSKAGIDAMIKYCGIGWSPAVDYIGAQREKPSKWFSGQNYNEDVFVPASKEQNIDWSWSPVTQSAFTSLQNQFRRKLTSGLKLSDAVELAQREIVQSFKDKGLSVRTAR; encoded by the coding sequence ATGGCGCCACGACCACGACCCATCACGAGACGACACCTGTTGGGCTTCGGCCTCGGCACCGCGGCGGCGGGACTCCTCGCCGGCTGTGCGGTCCCGGGCTCGACCAACGTCAACAAGGCGGCCCTCGTGCCCGCCGCAGCCTCGGGTGAGACCGTCCGGCTCACCTACTGGGCCTGGCTCAAGGACCTGCAGAAGGTCTGCGACGTCTGGAACGAGACGCACCCGGACATCCAGGTGACCGCGAACTGGATCCCCGGCGGCAACAGCGGCGGGTACCAGAAGATGTACTCCGCGCTCGCGGCCGGCGGCGGCCCGGACATCGGGCAGGTCGAGCTCCGGCAGATCCCCGAGTTCATGCTCGCGAACGGCCTGGTCGACCTGGCCCGGTACGGCGCGAAGGACTTCGAGTCGAAGTACGACGAGGCCGCGTGGGCGCAGGTGTCGTTCGTCGACGGCATCTACGGCATCCCGCAGGACACCGGCCCGATGGGGTTCTACTACCAGACCGCGATCCTCGAGCAGGCCGGCGGCGAACCCCCCACGACGTGGGACGAGTGGCGTGACCTGGCCGACAAGGTCCGGAGCACCGGGAAGCAGAACTACCTCGAGGTGTTCCCGGTCGCCGACGCCTCACCGTTCGCCGCGTACGCACAGCAGGCCGGCGCGCGCTGGTTCACGGTCGACGGCGACGAGTGGGTCGTCGACATGACCGACGACAAGACCCTGATGGTCGCGGACTTCTTCGACGGTGTGATCGACGACGAGCTCGTCGACACGAGTGCCGGCGCGTACTCCCCCGGGTGGTACGCGGCGGCCGCGAGCGGCAAGATCGCCGCGGTCACGAGTGCGAGCTGGGGTGACGCCCTGATCGAGTCGGTGCAGGGCGGCGAGGGCAAGTGGAAGGTCGCCCCGATGCAGAAGTGGGGCGCCGACGGCTTCGGCTCGAGTGCCATCGGCGGTTCCACCGCCGCGGTCCTGGCGAACGCGAAGCACCCGAAGGAGGCGCTCGAGTTCATCACGTGGATGACCACCTCGAAGGCGGGCATCGACGCGATGATCAAGTACTGCGGCATCGGCTGGTCGCCCGCCGTCGACTACATCGGGGCACAGCGCGAGAAGCCGTCGAAGTGGTTCTCCGGGCAGAACTACAACGAGGACGTCTTCGTGCCGGCCTCGAAGGAACAGAACATCGACTGGTCCTGGTCCCCGGTGACCCAGTCGGCCTTCACCAGCCTGCAGAACCAGTTCCGCCGCAAGCTCACCTCGGGCCTGAAGCTCAGTGACGCGGTGGAGCTCGCACAGCGGGAGATCGTCCAGTCCTTCAAGGACAAGGGCCTCAGTGTCAGGACGGCACGATGA
- a CDS encoding MFS transporter, whose translation MPTTDAAPRSTTTPPVSARAWTMLALGVAAQAAGTLVVSAPALLIPHLLSRGTSLPAAGLLAAAPTFGMVLTLIAWGAITDRFGERVVIAGGLVLTTLAVVAAWLAAGDPVLLGSAFLAGGMTSASTNAASGRVVVGWFPKERRGLAMGIRQMSQPLGVTLAAVTVPQFAEASGIRAALVLPIVLCAVLAVCCTIGITDPPRPARATVATTMTANPYRSSGFLWRVHAVSVLLVVPQFTLSTYGLVWLVGLGWSTPAAGLLVGAAQFVGAIGRILVGGWSDRAGSRVGPLRIVAVSAAGVMAVLAVVDATHLAGAGVFLVLATSVTVADNGLAYTSVAEAAGPFWSGRALGAQNTGQFIAASAVGPGIGALVGALGFAASFGIVAVLPLLAVPLVPSRDRSHD comes from the coding sequence ATGCCCACGACCGACGCCGCGCCGAGATCGACCACGACGCCGCCGGTCTCCGCCCGCGCCTGGACGATGCTCGCCCTCGGGGTCGCGGCCCAGGCGGCGGGGACGCTCGTCGTGTCCGCGCCGGCGCTCCTCATCCCCCACCTGCTCAGCCGCGGTACGTCCCTGCCGGCCGCCGGGCTGCTCGCCGCTGCTCCGACGTTCGGCATGGTCCTGACGCTCATCGCCTGGGGTGCGATCACCGACCGGTTCGGCGAGCGCGTCGTCATCGCCGGCGGCCTCGTGCTCACCACGCTGGCCGTGGTCGCTGCCTGGCTGGCTGCGGGCGACCCGGTGCTGCTCGGGTCGGCGTTCCTGGCCGGCGGCATGACGAGTGCCTCGACGAACGCGGCGAGCGGCCGGGTCGTGGTGGGGTGGTTCCCGAAGGAGCGCCGGGGGCTCGCGATGGGCATCCGACAGATGTCACAGCCGCTCGGGGTGACGCTCGCGGCGGTCACGGTGCCGCAGTTCGCCGAGGCCTCCGGGATCCGCGCGGCCCTGGTCCTGCCGATCGTGCTGTGCGCGGTGCTCGCCGTCTGCTGCACGATCGGGATCACCGACCCGCCACGCCCGGCCCGGGCCACGGTCGCGACGACGATGACCGCGAACCCCTACCGGTCGAGCGGCTTCCTGTGGCGGGTGCACGCGGTCTCGGTCCTGCTCGTGGTGCCGCAGTTCACGCTGTCGACGTACGGGCTGGTCTGGCTCGTGGGCCTCGGCTGGTCGACACCGGCGGCCGGGCTGCTCGTCGGCGCTGCGCAGTTCGTCGGGGCGATCGGCCGGATCCTGGTCGGTGGCTGGAGCGACCGTGCCGGATCGCGCGTCGGACCCCTGCGCATCGTCGCGGTGAGCGCCGCGGGGGTGATGGCGGTGCTCGCGGTCGTCGACGCGACGCACCTGGCCGGGGCCGGGGTGTTCCTGGTGCTCGCGACGAGTGTGACGGTCGCGGACAACGGGCTGGCCTACACGTCGGTCGCCGAGGCGGCGGGACCGTTCTGGTCGGGCCGGGCACTCGGGGCGCAGAACACCGGGCAGTTCATCGCGGCGAGCGCCGTCGGTCCGGGCATCGGCGCCCTGGTCGGTGCGCTCGGCTTCGCGGCGTCGTTCGGCATCGTGGCGGTGCTCCCGCTGCTGGCGGTCCCGCTGGTGCCCAGCCGCGACCGCTCGCACGACTGA
- a CDS encoding GntR family transcriptional regulator: protein MTDTTDAAPVSQTAQLYDNLRAAILTLDIAPGERISERGLEARFHASRTPVRAALSRLEREGLILHEGRSWTVTPIDLDEIASLAELRGILEPAAVRLAVQRATPEQLAEVRGHLDALRPTPDQQAGIRMGSTFHLDLAALGGNRFVTDAIADALTRLERTRWIEVRTPEARDAAWDEHSAIIDAVRDGDADRAAELVAAHVAGTNDRLLSWIAQERRRLRGAGMTIVGATEG from the coding sequence GTGACCGACACGACCGACGCCGCGCCCGTGTCGCAGACGGCCCAGCTCTACGACAACCTGCGCGCAGCCATCCTGACCCTCGACATCGCACCGGGGGAGCGCATCTCGGAGCGCGGGCTCGAGGCACGGTTCCACGCCTCGCGCACGCCGGTCCGCGCCGCACTGTCGCGGCTCGAGCGCGAGGGACTCATCCTGCACGAGGGCCGCTCGTGGACGGTCACCCCGATCGACCTCGACGAGATCGCCTCGCTCGCCGAACTCCGCGGCATCCTCGAGCCCGCTGCCGTCCGGTTGGCCGTCCAGCGCGCCACCCCGGAGCAGCTGGCCGAGGTCCGCGGGCACCTCGACGCGCTCCGGCCCACCCCCGACCAGCAAGCCGGTATCCGCATGGGGTCGACGTTCCACCTCGACCTCGCCGCGCTCGGTGGCAACCGGTTCGTCACCGACGCCATCGCCGATGCCCTGACGCGGCTCGAGCGCACGCGCTGGATCGAGGTCCGCACGCCCGAGGCCCGCGACGCCGCCTGGGACGAGCACAGCGCCATCATCGACGCGGTGCGCGACGGTGACGCCGACCGCGCAGCGGAACTCGTGGCCGCCCACGTGGCCGGCACGAACGACCGGCTCCTCAGCTGGATCGCGCAGGAGCGCCGACGCCTGCGCGGGGCGGGCATGACGATCGTGGGCGCGACCGAGGGGTGA